From one Labrus bergylta unplaced genomic scaffold, fLabBer1.1 SCAFFOLD_187, whole genome shotgun sequence genomic stretch:
- the LOC110006078 gene encoding uncharacterized protein isoform X2: MMFQGPSHHLEPQTQLSSFPHLPHPQVAPPHLFPNPQVTSPHYTSQTPAPPPYLSSPLLPPPPVTPPHFQAQPQVTSPHLLSSPQLHFSNQSLHPGFDPWSRSDPPEASYLQQSFSFQSQFSAGLTRDDLPDCGAYRQVDTPGLTQDPWGSLGSTLPQYECSPLGCPTGGLNSGWSSAEFSSSPSGDFNHFYQDSYHDNSAAQPFCSPNTPGPSPHYPQTPTISSPSPQVHPREERLDFNPQTFSCFLQECDILPLTSDPYHSGQHLNQNQTELLQTVLLQTSRTSESCFSPQGRGQDVRTVAGPNWRDERGGRGGKRGRGRGEGAGGGRGRGEGAGGGRGRGEGAGAGGGRGRGEGAGGGRGRGEGAGGGRGRGGGRGGRGGRGGRGGRGGGQTEGTTIQHEIITKVINSRMLCTVCKRDFRSLPALNGHMRSHSGSRAAAATNKAEDSSVLENPSVAMVMPVSMPVQSGAALKTCRAGQRACSRLSPATGGAVLYRSLLKQDKQDAAVRGDDEGVHYTPPPMLCPLRAGPGLFCSLTTRGQQRAHSGLSDAVAKETASLPPGTMMSGNNTGRINVGRSFQAEIPPLRRPRGAHSDSHNALQLWTPVEELEHPESQRRVEALMMMACSSVIPGGGASPETALHVLSECRGDFLRTLERMMSTPEPSNNELTRQQEQSRCWSSTERRLIVKSLQLHHKDFQKVHQTVQTKSVPQCVEFYYRWKKKLSLSTRTPGRLTVTLPDTKGQRSSNSYHAR; encoded by the exons ATGATGTTTCAG GGACCCTCCCATCACCTCGAGCCTCAGACCCAACTGTCCTCATTTCCTCACCTCCCCCACCCTCAGGTTGCCCCCCCTCACCTCTTCCCTAATCCCCAGGTAACCTCCCCTCATTATACGTCTCAAACACCGGCGCCCCCTCCTtacctctcctcccctctgctcCCCCCTCCTCCGGTGACCCCGCCTCATTTTCAAGCCCAGCCTCAGGTGACctcccctcacctcctctcctcaccccAGCTGCACTTTTCTAATCAAAGTCTTCATCCAGGTTTTGATCCCTGGAGCAGATCTGACCCTCCTGAAGCGTCTTACCTGCAGCAGAGCTTCAGCTTCCAG AGCCAGTTCAGTGCAGGTCTGACTCGTGATGATCTCCCTGACTGTGGAGCGTACAGACAGGTGGACACACCTGGTCTGACTCAGGACCCCTGGGGGTCTCTGGGCTCCACTCTGCCCCAGTACGAGTGCTCTCCTCTGGGCTGCCCGACCGGAGGACTCAACTCAGGATGGAGCTCCGCAGAGTTCAGCTCATCACCGTCTGGAGACTTCAACCACTTTTACCAAGACagttaccatgacaacagcgCTGCCCAGCCCTTCTGTAGTCCAAACACGCCCGGTCCAAGTCCTCATTACCCACAAACCCCGACTATCTCCAGCCCCAGTCCTCAGGTGCACCCCAGGGAAGAGAGACTAGACTTTAACCCACAAACCTTCAGCTGCTTTTTACAAGAATGTGACATCTtacctttgacctctgacccctatCACTCCGGACAACACctgaaccagaaccagactGAGCTGCTTCAGACCGTCCTCCTCCAGACCTCCAGGACCTCAGAGAGCTGCTTCTCTCCACAGGGACGAGGGCAGGATGTGAGGACCGTCGCCGGGCCGAACTggagagacgagagaggaggacgaggaggaaaaagaggaagaggaagaggagagggagcaggaggaggaagaggaagaggagagggagcaggaggaggaagaggaagaggagagggagcaggagcaggaggaggaagaggaagaggagagggagcaggaggaggaagaggaagaggagagggagcaggaggaggaagaggaagaggaggaggaagaggaggaagaggaggaagaggagga agaggaggaagaggaggaggtcaaACAGAGGGGACAACG aTTCAACATGAAATCATCACAAAGGTTATAAACTCCAG gatGCTGTGTACGGTGTGTAAACGTGATTTCAGGAGTCTGCCGGCTCTAAACGGACACATGCGCTCTCACAGCGGctccagagcagcagcagcgacgAACAAG GCTGAGGACTCCTCCGTGTTGGAGAATCCCTCCGTTGCCATGGTGATGCCTGTCTCCATGCCTGTCCAATCGGGCGCAGCGTTGAAGACGTGCAGGGCCGGACAGAGGGCGTGCAGTCGCCTCTCTCCCGCCACAGGAGGCGCTGTGCTGTACCGCAGTCtgttaaaacaagacaaacaggaCGCAGCGGTCAGGGGTGATGATGAAGGCGTTCACTACACCCCTCCCCCGATGCTGTGTCCCCTCAGGGCGGGGCCGGGGCTGTTCTGCTCcctcaccaccagggggcagcagagagcACACA GTGGACTCAGTGATGCCGTTGCCAAGGAGACAGCATCTCTGCCTCCAGGAACAATGATGTCAGGAAACAACACGGG gagGATCAATGTGGGGCGGAGCTTCCAGGCGGAAATCCCGCCTCTACGCCGACCGAGGGGTGCTCACTCCGACTCCCATAATGCACTGCAGCTGTGGACGCCTGTAGAGGAGCTGGAGCATCCTGAGAGTCAGCGGAGAg TTGAAGCTCTGATGATGATGGCATGCTCGAGTGTGATTCCAGGGGGCGGAGCCAGCCCAGAGACCGCCCTTCACGTCCTATCAGAGTGCAGAGGAGACTTCCTg cGGACGTTGGAGAGAATGATGTCGACTCCTGAACCCTCAAACAACGAGCTCACACGCCAACAGGAGCaga GTCGGTGTTGGAGCTCGACTGAGAGGAGGCTGATCGTTAAATCTCTGCAGCTTCATCACAAAGACTTC
- the LOC110006078 gene encoding uncharacterized protein isoform X1: protein MMFQGPSHHLEPQTQLSSFPHLPHPQVAPPHLFPNPQVTSPHYTSQTPAPPPYLSSPLLPPPPVTPPHFQAQPQVTSPHLLSSPQLHFSNQSLHPGFDPWSRSDPPEASYLQQSFSFQSQFSAGLTRDDLPDCGAYRQVDTPGLTQDPWGSLGSTLPQYECSPLGCPTGGLNSGWSSAEFSSSPSGDFNHFYQDSYHDNSAAQPFCSPNTPGPSPHYPQTPTISSPSPQVHPREERLDFNPQTFSCFLQECDILPLTSDPYHSGQHLNQNQTELLQTVLLQTSRTSESCFSPQGRGQDVRTVAGPNWRDERGGRGGKRGRGRGEGAGGGRGRGEGAGGGRGRGEGAGAGGGRGRGEGAGGGRGRGEGAGGGRGRGGGRGGRGGRGGGEGGGRGGGEGGGRGGGEGGGRGGRGGRGGGQTEGTTIQHEIITKVINSRMLCTVCKRDFRSLPALNGHMRSHSGSRAAAATNKAEDSSVLENPSVAMVMPVSMPVQSGAALKTCRAGQRACSRLSPATGGAVLYRSLLKQDKQDAAVRGDDEGVHYTPPPMLCPLRAGPGLFCSLTTRGQQRAHSGLSDAVAKETASLPPGTMMSGNNTGRINVGRSFQAEIPPLRRPRGAHSDSHNALQLWTPVEELEHPESQRRVEALMMMACSSVIPGGGASPETALHVLSECRGDFLRTLERMMSTPEPSNNELTRQQEQSRCWSSTERRLIVKSLQLHHKDFQKVHQTVQTKSVPQCVEFYYRWKKKLSLSTRTPGRLTVTLPDTKGQRSSNSYHAR from the exons ATGATGTTTCAG GGACCCTCCCATCACCTCGAGCCTCAGACCCAACTGTCCTCATTTCCTCACCTCCCCCACCCTCAGGTTGCCCCCCCTCACCTCTTCCCTAATCCCCAGGTAACCTCCCCTCATTATACGTCTCAAACACCGGCGCCCCCTCCTtacctctcctcccctctgctcCCCCCTCCTCCGGTGACCCCGCCTCATTTTCAAGCCCAGCCTCAGGTGACctcccctcacctcctctcctcaccccAGCTGCACTTTTCTAATCAAAGTCTTCATCCAGGTTTTGATCCCTGGAGCAGATCTGACCCTCCTGAAGCGTCTTACCTGCAGCAGAGCTTCAGCTTCCAG AGCCAGTTCAGTGCAGGTCTGACTCGTGATGATCTCCCTGACTGTGGAGCGTACAGACAGGTGGACACACCTGGTCTGACTCAGGACCCCTGGGGGTCTCTGGGCTCCACTCTGCCCCAGTACGAGTGCTCTCCTCTGGGCTGCCCGACCGGAGGACTCAACTCAGGATGGAGCTCCGCAGAGTTCAGCTCATCACCGTCTGGAGACTTCAACCACTTTTACCAAGACagttaccatgacaacagcgCTGCCCAGCCCTTCTGTAGTCCAAACACGCCCGGTCCAAGTCCTCATTACCCACAAACCCCGACTATCTCCAGCCCCAGTCCTCAGGTGCACCCCAGGGAAGAGAGACTAGACTTTAACCCACAAACCTTCAGCTGCTTTTTACAAGAATGTGACATCTtacctttgacctctgacccctatCACTCCGGACAACACctgaaccagaaccagactGAGCTGCTTCAGACCGTCCTCCTCCAGACCTCCAGGACCTCAGAGAGCTGCTTCTCTCCACAGGGACGAGGGCAGGATGTGAGGACCGTCGCCGGGCCGAACTggagagacgagagaggaggacgaggaggaaaaagaggaagaggaagaggagagggagcaggaggaggaagaggaagaggagagggagcaggaggaggaagaggaagaggagagggagcaggagcaggaggaggaagaggaagaggagagggagcaggaggaggaagaggaagaggagagggagcaggaggaggaagaggaagaggaggaggaagaggaggaagaggaggaagaggaggaggagagggaggaggaagaggaggaggagagggaggaggaagaggaggaggagagggaggaggaagaggaggaagaggaggaagaggaggaggtcaaACAGAGGGGACAACG aTTCAACATGAAATCATCACAAAGGTTATAAACTCCAG gatGCTGTGTACGGTGTGTAAACGTGATTTCAGGAGTCTGCCGGCTCTAAACGGACACATGCGCTCTCACAGCGGctccagagcagcagcagcgacgAACAAG GCTGAGGACTCCTCCGTGTTGGAGAATCCCTCCGTTGCCATGGTGATGCCTGTCTCCATGCCTGTCCAATCGGGCGCAGCGTTGAAGACGTGCAGGGCCGGACAGAGGGCGTGCAGTCGCCTCTCTCCCGCCACAGGAGGCGCTGTGCTGTACCGCAGTCtgttaaaacaagacaaacaggaCGCAGCGGTCAGGGGTGATGATGAAGGCGTTCACTACACCCCTCCCCCGATGCTGTGTCCCCTCAGGGCGGGGCCGGGGCTGTTCTGCTCcctcaccaccagggggcagcagagagcACACA GTGGACTCAGTGATGCCGTTGCCAAGGAGACAGCATCTCTGCCTCCAGGAACAATGATGTCAGGAAACAACACGGG gagGATCAATGTGGGGCGGAGCTTCCAGGCGGAAATCCCGCCTCTACGCCGACCGAGGGGTGCTCACTCCGACTCCCATAATGCACTGCAGCTGTGGACGCCTGTAGAGGAGCTGGAGCATCCTGAGAGTCAGCGGAGAg TTGAAGCTCTGATGATGATGGCATGCTCGAGTGTGATTCCAGGGGGCGGAGCCAGCCCAGAGACCGCCCTTCACGTCCTATCAGAGTGCAGAGGAGACTTCCTg cGGACGTTGGAGAGAATGATGTCGACTCCTGAACCCTCAAACAACGAGCTCACACGCCAACAGGAGCaga GTCGGTGTTGGAGCTCGACTGAGAGGAGGCTGATCGTTAAATCTCTGCAGCTTCATCACAAAGACTTC
- the lipt1 gene encoding lipoyltransferase 1, mitochondrial, whose amino-acid sequence MLSHIRRTLSLVRGCSGVCRIQTSTNPARSSSSFSDLTTASDSGGLVLRSQSTDVYLNLALEDWIDANLDLQQRSVLLLWGNQPAVVIGRHQNPWTECNLPAMRKAGIPLARRRSGGGTVYHDLGNLNLTFFTSKKAYDRQRNLKVVTDALRRIRPELDVKATERFDILLNGHLKISGSASRLSRKSSYHHCTLLHSADRSTLSASLRPSCPGILSNATPSVPSPVANLVDHAPALQWEELLDALEHQYNTEFGFSAASTLVNPADEAAFPGLSRMEAELRSWDWTFSKTPKFSIQTVLDLTDARSARSSAQLNMEIKSGLIESCQLDVPTDWLPQRLIGELSGVLVGERFCGHRAAAAVTALLRSESGELQDRLTNLCDAVVRAMG is encoded by the exons ATGTTGTCTCACATCAGAAGGACTTTGTCTCTTGTGAGAGGCTGCTCGGGTGTTTGCAGGATTCAAACCAGCACAAATCCAGCTCggagctcctcctccttcagtgaCCTCACTACAGCGTCTGACAGTGGCGGGCTGGTCCTTCGCTCTCAGTCTACAGACGTGTACCTGAACCTGGCCCTGGAGGACTGGATCGACGCTAACCTGGACCTGCAGCAGCGTAGCGTCCTGCTGCTGTGGGGGAACCAGCCTGCCGTGGTCATTGGACGCCACCAGAACCCGTGGACCGAGTGCAACCTGCCAGCAATGAGGAAGGCGGGGATCCCCCTGGCTCGCAGGCGGAGCGGCGGTGGGACGGTTTACCACGACCTCGGGAACCTCAACCTGACGTTCTTCACCTCCAAAAAGGCGTACGACCGTCAGAGGAACCTGAAGGTCGTCACAGACGCTCTGAGGAGGATCAGACCGGAACTCGACGTCAAGGCCACCGAGAGATTTGACATCTTACTCAACGGACACCTGAAGATCTCAG gaAGTGCGTCCAGACTGAGCAGGAAGTCGTCTTACCATCACTGCACCCTGCTGCACTCTGCTGACCGCTCCACCCTCTCTGCCTCGCTCCGCCCATCTTGTCCCGGTATCCTTAGCAACGCCACGCCCAGCGTCCCCTCACCTGTCGCCAACCTGGTTGACCACGCCCCCGCGCTGCAGTGGGAGGAGCTGCTGGACGCACTGGAGCACCAGTACAACACAG AGTTCGGCTTCAGCGCTGCATCAACGCTTGTTAACCCCGCTGACGAGGCTGCGTTTCCTGGTCTCAGCCGGATGGAGGCGGAGCTTCGATCCTGGGACTGGACTTTCAGTAAGACGCCGAAATTCAGCATCCAGACCGTCCTGGACCTGACGGATGCTCGATCTGCTCGCAGCTCCGCCCAGCTGAACATGGAGATAAAGAGCGGCTTGATTGAGAGCTGCCAGCTGGACGTTCCCACAGACTGGCTTCCTCAGCGTCTGATTGGCGAGCTTTCCGGCGTGCTGGTCGGGGAGAGATTTTGTGGTCATCGAGCGGCTGCAGCAGTGACTGCTCTGCTGCGGTCTGAGAGCGGCGAGCTGCAGGACAGACTGACGAACCTGTGTGACGCTGTGGTGCGTGCGATGGGCTGA